From the Labeo rohita strain BAU-BD-2019 chromosome 21, IGBB_LRoh.1.0, whole genome shotgun sequence genome, the window agctgttttaatgctttttcttaaaaaaagttcctattgtttttgacttgtgttttaatatgttatatGAAGAATTTTCAGgctgattttaataaataagctaagCATTGGCTGACTTTGAGTGTatgctctttcttttttttttcctttttagcGACCGCctaaaattaaatgatgataGCACAAGGCAACCGGAATTTGACAGTGTGATTTATagataaatatttcaaatgtaggctATTATATACACTCAcatacatagttttttttttttttttataccatcTTTGgacagaaaaacattaaagtgatatagacaattttgaagttggaggagaaaattagatgttcAATacactaactgtattgaaccggagtgcatagagtatgcatgcgcatcacagaactagacaagatgagcatttgaggtaaaaaagtatataatttgtaattttttttttaataagataaGCAattgtttcattagataagaccctttttccttgactgggattgtgtagagccctttgaagctgcatttaaactgcatttaggaaGTTCAAACACGCAGGCACCAAAGTCAACTTTATGGagaaaattctgaaaatgttttcctcaaaaaacataatttctttacgactgaggaaagaaagacatcttggatgacaagagggtgagtacattatcagtatatttttgttccggaagtgaactaatccttttatCTTTAGTGCAGTCACATCTACCATTGTTCAATGAATTTTGCAGGGGAAATTCACATGAAAGGAAGGAATACCCCACAGATTTTGCAACGCGTTTAAGATCACGCGAATTTGCTGTGTTGCCCAATTGAAAATTGCTTGATTTGAAAGATTACTCCATCTGAGCTGTGCtttacacacacaaatcatATGCTACTGACTATAGACCACTGACCTTTTTGCTCACAAAACTGTCAAATGTGACCACACTTTTAGCCTGTACATTAATGTGAATTAATGGTAAAAAGAATAGGGTCACTGAATTCAACtcctaaaaattaatttaaataaaaacattttcatcatagattaaaattatgtttacaaaaacaatattagggCCTTCAAATTTTATTGTGAATGGGGACCTtggagtcaaaaaaaaaaaaaaaaaaaaaaagttgagagaGAACCACTGCACTACAGGTACAATAACAGCAGTAATACATCACTTGACCTTGTTCCCATCGCTAGGTACGCAAATTCAAATTTTAGATCAGAACTATACCTTTTTCTGCAAGGACTTCAGTCTGTAGTTTGGTGCGGTGAGACAGTAGCGGTCTGGTGGAAGACGTGGACCTGTGTATGGTTTGATCAGCGGCAAAGGAGTTTGGTTCTTCTGCCTTGCAATGTCCAACAAGAACTGAAACCATGAACCAACCACCACTATTAATTATTCAAagtcacatatatgtatgtgttatgcattaaaaaaaaagtcaacaacTTACATCTCGTGGTGGAGGAGATGTGAACGACTGATCCACTCGACACTGAATTGCTAACCTTATATCATCTGCATCCACAGTGGACTTTTTGGCATGGGTGGAATATATTTTTGCATCTTCAATAATAGTTGTTACGTAtcctgtttaaaataatttaaaaaaaaaattaaaaatcatcagCGGATGTTAAAAACGTTATTAGATTTACTAACACAGAACACTAACAGCTGGAGTTtgttaaagcattttaaaaaatcgttTTGACTTACTGTATGTAAACTCCAACATTTGATTGATCACTCTGGGCTCGTACTCCGTGATCCCCATGTCTTTAAGAATCTGCATCATAAccttttaagtaaaaataaagtaaaaaatgaaataaagtacaagtgtatataaataaatatatagatataaagcAAAGAAAAGTAAAAGGTGTACAAGGAAAATATGCATAGTATATTAGCAGCATCGCTGCATCTTTGCAACAGtaacttaaatatctaagtttacGTTTTAACGCAGCAATCATGAACACACGTAAAACGTTTATATTCGtaaaaatgtgataaattatGACACACTGCGTTATATACGCGCcgaattaaaatgcattacagtGGACCAGTTAGCGCGCTAACGCATGTGTTGTACACAAAGAAGAACAAAATACACAGTCGCTCTTTAAACATGTTGCTTTAATCGCTATGatgttaaaacaataaatgttgcACAACACAAAGATAAAACAGTTTCTGATGCATTATTTACCTGGGCATCTTTAGGAACTGTTTTCGGAGACGCCATTTTCGCAGGAGCTCTGATTCTCCTCCCCTGAACACTAGGGCTGTGTTTCAAATCGTAATGAGATTCCTACCTAGATAGCATTTTGGCAACCTTAGGCGGTGCCGAAGCAGAGCGGCCACTCTGGATGAAGAAACCCTGAGTGGCAGAGAGAAGCAGCCAATCACAGAGAGATAATCAGATATTCAGCCAAATGTGACGCGCCAAATGATTCGACCAGCCAATCAAAGTAACGGCTCAGACATTAAACTGAACCGAAATGTAGCACGTGCCTGTAGTGATAGCAACTGAATCATTTCCGCGAATCGGTTCTTTCGAAGAGTTCAATTCAAATCCGATTGAGAAAGAGCGAAAACGGCACCAAGTAGTCCTTATATGACAAGCGATTCCCGATATTAAAAGCGATACATCGATTCGATTATGTTTTGTTACCGGGCATTTATTGAAATTTAACGTGTCCATGTTTAGTTTCTTACAACCACGTTTTAtctcataaaaataaagttatattgAGTCTAAATATAATTAGCATTCACATTTAACAATATTctaattaatgtttatatttaataacatggattttttataaataaagtataaaattcCGCTATTTTTTATGTGCTTTGATAGAACTTAAATTACGTATGACATTTCTGTTTACTTCAGAATCGCTGGAACCGATTCACACTGATCCGTCAACGAATGTTAAACCTGTTCATTGGAAAGCTTCGGTTCATAAGAACGATTCTTTCGCGATTCAAACATCGGTATTTGAAACACAACCCCTTGTCCATAGTGAAGTCACATCCTCCtctatataaacaaaaaaacacacactagtTTATTCCAGCTAGCCATACACACTACAGTTCCTCATTGACCGAATATATAACCATTTGttagtccatttttttttccatgtaaacGAGGAAATATGGCTTGGAAGTTCTCTAGCTCTGCTGTATTTATTGATGTTGAAAGCTAAGCCGCTCTCTTCTGTCGTATTAGGTTGAAGAAGGTTGAAGATATcactttaatgttttatttttttgaacgTGTCCTCAGTTCGATGTGTCTTGCGTTTCGCTGCTTATGTGTTTACAAGTCAAGCAGTCTT encodes:
- the taf9 gene encoding transcription initiation factor TFIID subunit 9 — translated: MASPKTVPKDAQVMMQILKDMGITEYEPRVINQMLEFTYRYVTTIIEDAKIYSTHAKKSTVDADDIRLAIQCRVDQSFTSPPPRDFLLDIARQKNQTPLPLIKPYTGPRLPPDRYCLTAPNYRLKSLQKKVSSSAGRITVPRLSVGAVSSRPSTPTLGTPSVQTVGTKVGTPVSLTGQRFTVQIPSSQAASVKSATPTTPTVQNVLINPSLIGSKNILITTNMVSQNSSSDSTSLKRKHEDEDDYDAL